In one Accipiter gentilis chromosome 4, bAccGen1.1, whole genome shotgun sequence genomic region, the following are encoded:
- the FZD8 gene encoding frizzled-8, whose translation MEWSYLLEIASLLAALSLLQRAGCAAASAAAAASSSSSSSSSSSSSSSSSSAKELSCQEITVPLCKGIGYNYTYMPNQFNHDTQDEAGLEVHQFWPLVEIQCSSDLRFFLCSMYTPICLEDYKKPLPPCRSVCERAKAGCAPLMRQYGFAWPDRMRCDRLPEQGSPDTLCMDYNRTDLTTAAPPPAKPPLRGARPGGGPAKAHPPAAAAPPPAEAPRKPRPPPPCEPGCQCRAPMVSVSSERHPLYNRVKTGQIANCALPCHNPYFSPDERAFTAFWIGLWSVLCFLSTFATVSTFLIDMERFKYPERPIIFLAACYLFVSLGYLVRLVAGHEKVACSGGAGAGGAGAGAAGAGGGAAAGAAAAAGGRGAAGGAAELQPELAGAEHVRYESTGPALCTVVFLLVYFFGMASSIWWVILSLTWFLAAGMKWGNEAIAGYAQYFHLAAWLLPSVKSIAVLALSSVDGDPVAGICYVGNQSLENLRGFVLAPLLIYLAIGSMFLLAGFVSLFRIRSVIKQQGGPTKTHKLEKLMIRLGLFTVLYTVPAASVVACLFYEQHNRPRWEATHNCPCLRDQQPDQARRPDYAVFMLKYFMCLVVGITSGVWVWSGKTLESWRALCTRCCWASKGAAVAGGTGAGAGGQAAIAAAGGLGAGGGGSLYSDVSTGLTWRSGTASSVSYPKQMPLSQV comes from the coding sequence ATGGAGTGGAGTTACCTGTTGGAAATCGCCTCGCTGCTCGCcgccctgtccctgctgcagcGCGCCGGCTgcgccgccgcctcggccgccgccgccgcgtcctcctcctcgtcgtcgtcgtcgtcgtcgtcgtcgtcctcgtcctcctcctcggccaaggAGCTGTCGTGCCAGGAGATCACCGTGCCCCTCTGCAAAGGCATCGGCTACAACTACACCTACATGCCCAACCAGTTCAACCACGACACGCAGGACGAGGCCGGGCTGGAGGTGCACCAGTTCTGGCCGCTGGTGGAGATCCAGTGCTCCAGCGACCTGCgcttcttcctctgcagcatgTACACCCCCATCTGCCTGGAGGACTACAAGAAGCCGCTGCCGCCCTGCCGCAGCGTCTGCGAGCGGGCCAAGGCCGGCTGCGCCCCGCTCATGCGCCAGTACGGCTTCGCCTGGCCCGACAGGATGCGCTGCGACCGCCTCCCCGAGCAGGGCAGCCCGGACACGCTCTGCATGGACTACAACCGCACGGACCTCAccacggccgccccgccgcccgccaagCCCCCGCTCCGCGGCGCcaggcccggcggcggccccgccaaggcgcacccccccgccgccgccgcccccccgccggcCGAGGCCCCGCGCaagccgcggccgccgccgccctgcgAGCCGGGCTGCCAGTGCCGGGCGCCCATGGTGTCGGTGTCCAGCGAGCGGCACCCGCTCTACAACCGCGTCAAGACGGGGCAGATCGCCAACTGCGCCCTGCCCTGCCACAACCCCTACTTCAGCCCCGACGAGCGCGCCTTCACCGCCTTCTGGATCGGGCTCTGGTCCGTGCTCTGCTTCCTCTCCACCTTCGCCACCGTCTCCACCTTCCTCATCGACATGGAGCGCTTCAAGTACCCCGAGCGCCCCATCATCTTCCTGGCCGCCTGCTACCTCTTCGTCTCCCTCGGCTACCTGGTGCGCCTGGTGGCCGGCCACGAGAAGGTGGCgtgcagcggcggggcgggggcgggcggcgcgggggccggggcggcgggggccggcggcggggcggcggcgggggcggcggcggcggcgggggggcgcggcgcggcgggcggcgcggccgagCTGCAGCCCGAGCTGGCGGGGGCCGAGCACGTGCGGTACGAGAGCACCGGCCCGGCGCTGTGCACCGTGGTCTTCCTGCTCGTCTACTTCTTCGGCATGGCCAGCTCCATCTGGTGGGTCATCCTCTCCCTCACCTGGTTCCTGGCCGCCGGCATGAAGTGGGGCAACGAGGCCATCGCCGGCTACGCGCAGTACTTCCACCTGGCCGCCTGGCTGCTGCCCAGCGTCAAGTCCATCGCCGTGCTGGCCCTCAGCTCCGTGGACGGGGACCCCGTGGCCGGCATCTGCTACGTGGGCAACCAGAGCCTGGAGAACCTGCGGGGCTTCGTGCTGGCGCCGCTGCTCATCTACTTGGCCATCGGCTCCATGTTCCTGCTCGCCGGCTTCGTCTCGCTCTTCCGCATCCGCAGCGTCATCAAGCAGCAGGGCGGCCCCACCAAGACCCACAAGCTGGAGAAGCTGATGATACGCCTGGGGCTCTTCACCGTGCTCTACACCGTGCCGGCCGCCAGCGTGGTCGCCTGCCTCTTCTACGAGCAGCACAACCGGCCCCGCTGGGAGGCCACGCACAACTGCCCCTGCCTGCGCGACCAGCAGCCCGATCAGGCCCGCCGCCCCGACTACGCCGTCTTCATGCTCAAGTACTTCATGTGCCTGGTGGTGGGCATCACCTCCGGTGTCTGGGTCTGGTCCGGCAAGACCCTCGAGTCCTGGAGGGCCCTCTGCACCCGCTGCTGCTGGGCCAGCAAAGGTGCCGCCGTGGCTGGGGGCACGGGGGCGGGAGCAGGCGGGCAGGCGGCAATCGCCGCGGCGGGAGGACTCGGCGCCGGAGGCGGCGGCTCCCTCTACAGCGATGTCAGCACCGGCCTGACGTGGAGATCGGGCACCGCCAGCTCTGTCTCCTACCCCAAGCAGATGCCCCTCTCTCAAGTGTGA